The genome window TTCAGATTTGCAGTAATAGGAAAGTACAAAGCAGATAGAGTTTACATCCATTATTACGTTCCATTGGCTGGTACCAGTCACATGATCCCAACCTACCTGCAGAGGAATCTGGGAAATGTGCAGAAGCTGATGGAATATTGGCGAGTGCCCCAGTCCCTGGAAAACACACTGACCAATGTGATGGAGGATGAAGCCAAAGGCTAACTACCAGGTTTTCTTCTAGTACACTCCAAACCTTCTCCAAAATGCATGCCTACTAAGactcaggggtttttttgttagaaaacttgtttataaaaatatacttggTTGTTTTGATATAATTATCAGTTAAAGAttatattatccaataaaatctggatgcaaaaaataataattctttttatgaAACTGTCACTGGACAGGAAGAAGACTCTGactctttcattaaaaaacatcTTCCAGCATGGGGCCATTGTGACAACGTGGAACTTTAAGAATGTCCTAGCATACACTCTAGCACTTACCCTTATTATCGGGCTTATGTTTCAACTGGAAAAGTCAGACCTCAGTGTCTCTGTAAACTCTGGGTCAGGTTCCGTATCCAGCCCTGCATCTCCTTTGCAGGGTCAAAACCAAAGAGCTCCATAGAGAGCAAGGGCTCCCTGCACACCCAGCACAAGTCCTCCCCATTTCTCTAAGTGTCACTCCCTCCTGACTCCTCTGGAAAGTGACCATGTCCACCCTGAGGAAGATAACAAAACCTCTGACCACTCAGCATCTCCTTCTGGGAATTTCTGACTGTGATCTTGGGGAACAGAATCCCCCTGAGTGTCAGCATTTGTCCACAAATTCACGGTGCCCACATCTGGAGGGGGCTGCTTACAGCCTGAGATATGGAAGTCAGTGGCCCCAAGACTAGTTCTCCATCCTGACCTCGTCCATGGGAGGGAAGAAGCAAGCTGCCATTGGCTCCTCAGGCTGAGTGAGTGGgtgagggagcagggaggaggggacGCCTGCTCCTCGCCTCAAAGACAAGCCCCCAGCCACCTGTCCGCATAACACACCAACAGACAGAGATGGAGACCAGCCTCAGTGCTGGGCTCACGTCAAGGGAGCCTCAGTGTGCAGTGACCTCTTTAACACCTGGGGAGAAAATGTTGTCAGGATTCAACAGGTCACTATGCCCACCACCAAGCAAAGCTCTCTCCTTGGAGAATCTAGCTCAGCAGTGCCTTCAGATGACTGTGCTGGGGAGAAAGGGTGGGATCAGTGTGAGTCAGCACCACCGACAGTGCACCCCAGGAAGCAGAGGAAACTCTGCCACTTGTCTCCTGGGGTCCACAGGAAACAAACCTCCCCTTATGCTGCTCCACTGTGATGGGGTCTGGAGGCTGGGGTGCCCCACACAGCAGGTGTAGACACCTTCACACTAGGGATTCTCTTCAGCATCACCAAGACAAGAAAGGTCTTATCTATGTTGTCCATGATCCTACTGAGAGGTGAATGGAAGTCTGCTGTCTGCATCCCATGTATTGTACATGTGAGGGGTGCATGTTACTCAGGTGTGGCCAATCAGAGTCTTTCCTAAAATTGGTCAAACTTTGATGAACCTTCTAGAAACACacaacagagacagacagacttacTACTTACACAGAAACAAGGTAAGTGTTCAGGGGTAAGAGAGACGTGGCAAATAGATGCAAAAAGAAACAGGGAGGCCAGAGGGGCAGGTAAATAATGACAAAGGAGCAGCTagaaagaaatagagacagagatgtGTAAAAAGAGTAAGAAACAGAGGGATGCAGACAGATAAAAAGATGCAGACAGACACACTGAAAAAAtacacaggaacaaagagagaaatacagaaagagagaaagacacacagatggAGATAACACACAGAGGAGACACAAAGAACCCCTTGAACATATAGATCTAGTCTCTTCTGAAATCACCTTGACCCCAGGCTTCCTTGTAGCATGAAAAATCTAAACTTCAGCTGTGTTTCAATCAGTTGCAACCAAAAATGTTAACTTTATTGCAGGTGAAActttccccaaaacaaaaatTGACCTTGATCCAGGTGACTGGAGAAGATGTATCTGAGACCTCAGTTTGGTTCTTTGAGACACGAGGGCCATTGTATCTGTGCCCCAGGATCCCACTGTGCACACAGGGACACTACTCACCAAACTGGAAGAGGCCGgcacacccaaggtcactgtACTGAACGTCAATACTAACGAGCCACGAAGGAGGACATCTAAATTGACTTTCTATCTCCTCTGCTCACTTCTAACACGGCACCCTGAGATGGCCCTGGTCTCCCTCAAGGAACAAGGCACATTCCTTTCATTCTGCCGTGGTTTCCTGCCTCCACCCCGTTAGGAAGACTCAGGACACAGATAACACATAACATGTTTAATTATGACGAAAGCTCTGCAGTCAGGTAAAGACTCTTACGTGCTGCTCTTGAACAGCCTGTGggggaaacagaaacaaacaaacacaacgtGTTGGGGCCTTGAGTCGATTCAGCTGGCAGCCCACAGGCACAGACTCCGGGTCACAGCCAGACCCTCGCTGTGGGGCTCACAGGAGGAAAAGCAGCTACTGCATCAGAGCCTCTGTAGGACTCTGGTCTCAGAGGGGGACAGGCTGACAGGCAGCTGGAAGTCTGGGCCAGGACAAGCAGCATCACAGGAGAAACAAAGCCAGTCCCAGTCAGCGTGTCCTCGGGCGTCAGCGCAGGAGCCCTGCGGAGGGGACAATGGTCAGCACCCGGCACCCTGAGGACagccctgtcccctcctctcGGGGTCCCTGCACATCAGAGAAAGCTGAGGGCTGGGACGTATGGTGTCACCTGACCCAATATCTGTGTTAAGTGAAATCAACTAAAGAGGACACGCACTTCAGCTCCACACAGACATGCAGGAGGTGGGGGCACAGCACACACTTCAGCTCCACACAGACAtgcaggaggtggggaaggggagcaTTTCAATCTCTTTAGTAAATTTAATAACTCCCCTTCCTTCCACCACCAGCAGTCTCTCTGAGTCACTTATAAATGCCCATACACCAACATGTAGCACGAAGTGGGCATCATCCCAGTGTCTAAAGCCCAAAATATAGGCATCTTGCCCAGAAAGGTGCCACCAGAGTTAAATCATGGTTCTGGATAACAGCTTCCTACAGACATTTGATAAACTTCCTCCCAAACTCTTGACCCTGATGCAAGAAACAGGCCATGAACCAGAACCTTTGTGATCAGGTACACTCACCTCACGACCCTCCCTTTTTAACctgtcctcaccccccccccactgagtGAGAGCAGAAACAGTACCTGCAGGTGGAGGCCCGTGTGACCCTGCAGAAGGAAGTTGTACAGAGAAGGTCTCATTACACAAACAGCCAGTCCCTCCGCCACCCCAAAGGGAAACGAGGTAAGTGACTTAACTGGACATTTATTTCCCCTCCCATCAGACACAAGGCCTTAACTGCCCCCCAAAATGAATTATCTGTCACCACCAGGAAGGGAAGTCAATGCTCTGACTTTCTTAAAAGAAGAGGCTTTCAGAAAGGGGCCAGTGAGACAGGGATGAACTGTAAGAAGTCTGGGGTCCACCCACCAGTCACGTCTGTGGGGGGCTACCTTTCACCCAGTAAAGTCAAAgaccacagcccccccccccgggctgctctgcccccaccaccagcCCAGCCCCCTTCCTCCCAGGTCAGGAGGGGAGTTACTCCCGGAAGCAGAGCCCCCCCCAGAGTCTCAGCCACAGCCCACCTCCCCAGGTCCCCAGAGCCCCTCACCCTTCTGCTTCCTGTGACGGATGAGAAGGCCCAGCCCCAGGAAGATCAGCCCCAGCACGAGGCCCCCGACGCCGCTCAGCATCTTGCTCTGGGCAGACTCAGACTGCGCCCCTGGGGAGCAGAGCCGGGTGTCAGCGCTGGTCCCCACACCCTCAGTGTCCCTCTGGGGAGCAGAGCGGGGTGTCAGCGCTGGTCCCCACACCCTCAGTGTCCCTCTGGGGAGCAGAGCCGGGTGTCAGCGCTGGTCCCCACACCCTCAGTGTCCCTCTGGGGAGCCGGAAGTCCAGTCTGAGGTACGGGAGGTGGGGTCAGGGGGCCTACTTCTCCATCTGACCCCCCAGGGGGAGGGGCCAGACAGTAAATCCTTGGGCACAGCGGGTGGGTGAGAGGGGGGGGTGGaccctgctccttgggacacgTCCTTAACCTTGGACCCTAAGAGCCCTGTCCCCAGCTGCACAGTCAGTcctgcagagcccagggctgGTTCTGGGCCACGGTGTGTATGGTGACCTCCTAGTGTCAGGAAAGACGATGAGATCAGGAGCCTCTGATGGCCCTGCCACCGCATAAGAGGGACTCTATGTCCTGTGACACCAGCTCAGTAGTGACCTCAGGAACAAGAATGAGGTGGGACGGGCAGGGAAGCCccatttattctctgcctgtGGGGCCCCCGGTGAAGGGAAACCAGCTGCCCCTTACGCCACTCCACGGTGATGGGGCTCTGGACGCTGGGGTGCTCCACGCGGCAGGTGTAGACGTCTCCTCGCTGGGGGGTCATCTCCAGCATCACCAGGACCTGGTAGGTCCAGTCCCCGTTCTGAATAAGGGGCGTGGACACGACGCCCGCAGTCTCCTCCTGGCCGTTCCGGAACCACCGGACTTTGATCTGTCTGGGGTAGAAATCCGTCACGGAGCAGACCAGCATGTTGTGGTGGTGCAGGGCCTCTGTCTTGGCTGGGGAGATGGTCACTGTGGGTTCCGCTGAGGGGGTGACAACAGGAAAAGACAGAGTGAGACGTGAGAGCACACGGCCAGTCTCCCCACGGGGAGCGTCCTCCTGGTACCGGAGTGAAAGATGCCTGATTCCGGGTCTGACTAGGGTCCGAGCAGGGCCACTTTGTTAGCTCAAGTAAACACCTCGGTCAGTTTACTTTTCAGTGTCAACATATAATAGTAACCATTTTAAGCGCATTGTTCTGTTCATACCAATTGATAAAAATGAAGCCgtttaaaattctaaattgctGTATTATACCAGCTGctattcttaacatttttaagaTAAAGATAATAACCCCAGATTTCTTTTCAATCACACCTATTGATGGTGACCGTTGGGATCAGGTCCAGTGATGCACACTCGGGCAGTGACACTGTTTTCTGTTAGTCCCACTCAGTGGTGGGactcaagtaatttaacaacggGTTCTGCAccttaatgactgttttaagtataaaaaatgatataccaaaagatagtttattattttatgcatttaatacttaaataagaacaataagagatTCATAAAACTGGATTATAagaaagggttttaaaatattaatgaaaaaatattaaataatacctaacaaaaaataaaactagtatttaagatatttccatattgcttcttttttttttttgtattttttgtatttttctgaagctggaaacggggagagacagtcagacagactcccgcatgcgcgcccaccaggggcgaggctctgcccaccagggggcgatgctctgcccctccggggcatcgctctgccgcgaccagagccactctagcgcctggggcagaggccaaggagccatccccagcgcccaggccatctttgctccaatggagccttggctgcgggaggggaagagagagacagagaggaaggagggggggtggagaagcaaatgggcacctctcctatgtgccctggccgggaatcgaacccaggtcccccacatgccaggccgacgctctaccactgagccaaccggccaaggtccatattgcttcttgattggcatcctcgcttgcaatttttttcacctatggacggaatgaacattactacgggcacttagaatacactgttgagcagatgaatgttaaaaaagagagtgaagaatgtcaatttgtgattttcacatggggtggctgcccaggcatccaccttagagagaaccttgatgaCAAGTGTcactttaacaaccggttcactgaactcaacaaagaaataggtgtcaattctgctgaaccagtgtgaaccagctgaatgcCACCACTGGTCCCCCTGCTcctcacaacaaagaaaatacatCAATTTTGAGTCTCCTGAGGCCACGAGACCATCAGCACTGGTCATGGCTCCACGAGTAATGACATGGACTGAGAATTAGCGGCCTACTAACTCCACCCCCTTACTACTAAGAATTGCTTCCTTCTTCTGAAACCAGACATTCCTGTCACGTGTGTTCTCTGTAGAGAGTGTTGTGAGACTCTTGCAGAGCTGGGCTGGGTGGATGAGAATGTGAAGTGACCAGGTAAGTAAGGGGGACGTGCTGAGGTCGGCAGGCGGTCTCAGAACCCTTTACAGACACCCCTGAGCCACCGTCTGGAAGGGATCACGCTTCCACCTCAGACTTCAACTCTGCCTCGGGCTCTCCCCCTGGAGACTGACTATGTCCATGGTCACCTAGACGGACTCATAAAATCTGTCAGCTTAGACGGACTGAGAGTTAAAACAGAGGGCACAAGGTCAGAGGAAAATGTtagaataatttttatgaaaaagacTGAAATTGAAAAGCAATAAGTATTTGGTGGCATGAAGATGTGGgtcagaaggaaagagaggagagtgtAAATCAGCTAAAAGTTATGTGAACATGTGTATTTAACTCTGGGGTCACACTAGGGACTCATCAGTGAATTGTTAATCCCCTGAAAGCAACACTTTGTCCCACAAACACTGAAAATAGGCAAGAACAGACTGATTTTGCTGCTTCTGGTCATAACTGGCTTTAGTGAGAGTTTGTTTCCATTATATGCATGCAGTGTATACATGTGACATAGAACACAGTGGCCTGTGTATGTGAGGCGGCTTCAGGACCTGGTGGTTACCTGTGGGCCAATTGCTTAAACTTTCCCATGTACCAATATTACTATATTAAAGTGGCCAGCCTAACTCCACAAGTAGATGTGATATTAATATCACAAGTAGATGTGATATTAAGTAGCATAACAGAGTTGGTGTCAGGTAAGAGAATTGTCTAAGAAATAGATGCTCATTAAATGGCTGTAATTAACACTCAAATTATCTACGCCTGCAGTGAGTGCTGcttctgggggaaggggaggcaggTCTAGTTAAAAGAAGCCTGAAACAACTTTTATTCAAGAATTTAATTGCaacaatttatttactttaaaaccaGCTCTCTTTGCCATTTGTTGAGcttttttaagaaagtaaaatttcGCCTCATAACACCATTCAAGTGCTGTTTTTGTTCTTAACACTTTTTTCCTCACACTTTGCATTCACAAACTCTAAATTATGAAGATCCAGGTCAAGACAACTTTAATGTGTTAAGAAAAATAGCACAAAATAACAAAGTCAGTTTAAGGCTCTTCTTACCCTGTGTTTCCTACTGAGTCTAGTGGACATGGACGGCATCTAGAGCATTTATGCAGGAACCTCACAGAGGTTGTGAGCTCCCACTGAGATGGTCAGTGTGTCAGGCAGGAGACACACAACCATAACTGACAGTCCCTCCCCTCAGAGAGGTCCAGGACTAGTGAGAGCCatttaagaaaacagaatgaaGATAAATAATTTGAGACCAAAAAAGCCAAACATCACAGGTCACGGCTCGGACACACTTGCCTGTGTGTGCGGCCCGGTGGCCACTGGGGAGCCGCGACCCCCGGCCCATGCTGGTCAGGCTGGAGATGGGCGGAGCTGGGAGCTGACAGCAttcgggggcggggcagggggacaCGGGGACACGGGGACAGGGGGACAGTGGGGTAGGGAGCAGCtcgggcagaggggagggaagagaaagccaTGCCCGCGGCGGGCGCAGGGGGGTGGAAAGAACCGCAGACGGAGCCGCAGCGCtgggcagactgggggctctcgGGGAACCGGGCGGGCTGCCCCTGCCTCCCATTGCCTCCCTCGTCCCGCCCTCGGTCCCCGGACgcgccccctccctgtccccacccggACCCAGGACTGGGTCCCGAGGCCGCCCGTCCCCCGCGCGGAGACGTCCTGGCCGAGGGTGGACGGCGGACGCTCACCTCGCTGGTGGGAGACCCTGCCAATATCTATCTCGTAGTTGTGTCTGCACACCGTGTCCACCTCGGCCCGCTTCTGCTCCAGGAAGTCCTTCTGCCGGTTCCAGCTCTCGGCGCTCGGCCGCCCCTGCTCGGTCACCGCGCGGAACTCCCCCACGTCGCTGTCGAAGCGCACGAGCTCCTCCCGGTTGTAGAGCCATCTGGCCACACCCCGCACGCGCTGCGTCCCGTTGGTGAAGTAGCACATGCCCTTGAACTGGACCACGATGTCTCCTACCCGGGACCGCGGGGTCAGCCTCAGCCCGCCTCCCGCGCGGCCGGGGTGCGGGAAGGACAGACCAGCTCGCGGAGACGacctccgccccgccccgcgcctCCCAGGGCGCCCGGAGCGGCCCGCGAGTACGGAGGAACTGCGGGAGACACGTTCCCGGGGACAAGCCTGCGGCCTGTGACCCCGCCTGGGCCGGGAGCGCAGTGCGGTGACTTTACATCCGTCCCGCACTCGGGCCTGCAGGACCTCCCACAGGAAATCCCATTTTCCATGGACTCCTGGGGCCTCGGAGACACGTGTCCACGCAGgagggacagggaaggagggaCGGGAACCATCCATAACTGACTGAGCCTGTCCTTACCCAGAGAAATACAATCTCGTCCCCAATCACTCCCCACAAAGTGCCGTCCTTCCCACGCGGTGCGGACAGAGGGACCGGCACCCCGACTCCCAGAAAGTAACATGTTATTCATGGGAACAGCACAGGATTTCCAAGGAGGTAAATCAGATCCCAGCTACGCTGTGCCGGTTACCAGCGGGGACGGTTCCTCAGAGCGTCCACACCGTGAGTGTGGTTGTGTAGAAAGACCCTCACCCCCACACCCAGGGGTCAGGACACTGACAGGACTGACGTGAAGGTGGGATCCTGTGTCTGAAGTACCTGGTTTCCAGTGTGTGTGAGTCCCCCTCACATTCTCCTCTCCTAAGTCCAGTCCTCCATCCACTCAGGACTCTGAACCCCACTGCACTCACTAGGTGACCACAGAGCAGGGAACCCTGAAGTCAAGTCTCCGTGTCTGTGGGCCCCACTCAGCTGCACCCAGATTCCAAGACGTCACCTCCACACCCTCCACTCGGGCTCAGGGAGGTGGGGTCCCTTTCCTCAAGTCTGACCCCACGGAGACCACTGCTCCCCGACATTTCCCAGCCCAGGGCCCTTAGCACATAGCCCAGACAGGGTCGTGGGGACCCCGAGAGGACAATCCTGCTGTCTCTTCTCTGGAGAAATTCTATCTTCATAAATATCCCTGTTCCTGTCCCTGGTCCTAGGCGCACCCTGTCTCCTCACTCCATTATAGCTGGTGGATGGGGACTGTCCTCACCTCGTCATTAGAAGGTGGAAGTGAGGATGTAACAGAGTTCTCTCTCCCAGAGAGGACACGTGTGACAGGAGACATTCTCAGGTCACAGCCACCCCACGCCCGGCCTGGGTCCCTCAGGGCCCCTCCCAGGCTGGCGGCTCTGGGGTCAGCTGCCCTGCACTCACGTGGAGAGTCTCTGCCCTCGGCCACGGGGGCGCTCAGCGCCACCAGCGTCACCAGCACAGCTGCCATCCGAAGGCCGCCGGGGACCCGCAGAGCCGTCTTCCCGGACATGATCGGTGACAGAGGAAGAAGTAATGCTGGTGAACACAGCTGCCCCTGATGACCCCGCTGGAGCCACTCCAGAGAAGAAACCCCTGTGAAAGCGTCCCTGCAAGGTGATTGGACAGCCTCAGGAAGGGAACCAATTAGCACCGGAGCTGATTTCCATCATCTGTCTCTGGGCAGATGTTCTCTGTGAAGGTTCTTTATCCAGAGCCTGGAACCGCGTCCTCATCAAATTGCACTGAATGAACCTGTGAAGAGTTTCCCTCAGAGAAGAATTGAAGATGGACTGCCTTAGGGGTTTAAAGAACCAAGAGAGAAAAATGATTCCAAATCAGACATCTTTGTGATATTTAGCTAAAACCTATTGTTCTTACACTTGAGACTTTTAGTAGGGCAAAGTAAGTGAGGATGATTTAACGGGGGAGATAAAATTATTGTCACCGAGATGTTCCCTTCTCTTATCTCAGACACTCTGAGGAGCCTTAAGTTGTGGTGGGAAGACGGAGCTCTGAGAGGAGATGGTTT of Saccopteryx bilineata isolate mSacBil1 chromosome 1, mSacBil1_pri_phased_curated, whole genome shotgun sequence contains these proteins:
- the LOC136321077 gene encoding HLA class II histocompatibility antigen, DQ beta 2 chain-like isoform X1, giving the protein MSGKTALRVPGGLRMAAVLVTLVALSAPVAEGRDSPRDIVVQFKGMCYFTNGTQRVRGVARWLYNREELVRFDSDVGEFRAVTEQGRPSAESWNRQKDFLEQKRAEVDTVCRHNYEIDIGRVSHQRAEPTVTISPAKTEALHHHNMLVCSVTDFYPRQIKVRWFRNGQEETAGVVSTPLIQNGDWTYQVLVMLEMTPQRGDVYTCRVEHPSVQSPITVEWRAQSESAQSKMLSGVGGLVLGLIFLGLGLLIRHRKQKGSHGPPPAGLLR
- the LOC136321077 gene encoding SLA class II histocompatibility antigen, DQ haplotype C beta chain-like isoform X2; its protein translation is MSGKTALRVPGGLRMAAVLVTLVALSAPVAEGRDSPRDIVVQFKGMCYFTNGTQRVRGVARWLYNREELVRFDSDVGEFRAVTEQGRPSAESWNRQKDFLEQKRAEVDTVCRHNYEIDIGRVSHQRAEPTVTISPAKTEALHHHNMLVCSVTDFYPRQIKVRWFRNGQEETAGVVSTPLIQNGDWTYQVLVMLEMTPQRGDVYTCRVEHPSVQSPITVEWRAQSESAQSKMLSGVGGLVLGLIFLGLGLLIRHRKQKGLLR